The following coding sequences are from one Hymenobacter sp. DG25A window:
- a CDS encoding glycosyltransferase family 2 protein, whose amino-acid sequence MDLSVIIPIYNEEKNIPALYERLRGVLVSMALRSYELVFVNDGSADQSLALIQDLAAQDSRVRYIDFSRNFGHQIAVSAGLDLSRGTAVVIIDADLQDPPELIPALYARLHEGYEVVYARRRTRQGESAIKKFTAKVFYRLLARITSVNIPLDTGDFRIVSRKVVDALRQMPEQNKFIRGQISWIGYRQTYVEYERAERAGGETGYTYRKMLRLALDGITGFSDVPLKAASVSGFLVSGVAFLVMLYTLYARFITRDYQPGWASLMVSILFLGGVQLIAVGIIGEYLARLLANVRQRPLYIISDTNITDAPALPRPTGVPTGTAS is encoded by the coding sequence GTGGATCTGTCCGTTATCATTCCCATTTACAACGAAGAAAAAAATATTCCGGCGCTGTATGAGCGGCTGCGGGGGGTATTGGTTTCGATGGCCCTCAGGAGCTACGAGTTAGTATTTGTGAATGATGGCTCCGCCGACCAATCCCTGGCCCTCATCCAGGATCTGGCCGCCCAGGACTCCCGCGTGCGTTACATCGATTTCAGTCGCAACTTCGGCCACCAGATTGCCGTGTCGGCGGGGCTGGACCTTTCCCGGGGCACGGCCGTGGTCATCATCGACGCCGACCTGCAGGACCCGCCGGAGCTGATTCCGGCCCTGTACGCCCGGCTGCACGAAGGCTACGAAGTAGTGTATGCCAGGCGCCGTACACGCCAGGGGGAAAGCGCCATTAAGAAGTTTACCGCCAAGGTGTTCTACCGCCTGCTGGCCCGTATCACCTCCGTCAACATCCCTCTGGATACGGGCGACTTCCGCATCGTATCCCGCAAGGTGGTAGATGCCCTGCGGCAGATGCCGGAGCAGAACAAGTTTATCCGCGGCCAGATTTCCTGGATTGGCTACCGCCAGACCTACGTGGAGTATGAGCGCGCCGAGCGCGCTGGCGGCGAAACGGGCTACACCTACCGCAAAATGCTGCGCCTGGCCCTGGATGGCATCACTGGCTTTTCCGATGTGCCGCTGAAAGCCGCCAGCGTCAGCGGCTTTCTGGTTTCGGGCGTCGCCTTTCTGGTGATGCTCTACACCTTGTATGCCCGCTTTATAACCCGCGACTACCAGCCGGGCTGGGCCTCGCTGATGGTCAGCATCCTGTTTCTGGGTGGCGTGCAGTTGATTGCGGTGGGTATTATTGGCGAGTACCTGGCCCGCCTGCTGGCCAACGTGCGTCAACGGCCGCTCTATATCATTTCCGACACCAACATAACCGACGCGCCTGCTTTGCCGCGCCCGACGGGAGTACCAACCGGCACCGCATCATGA
- a CDS encoding class I SAM-dependent methyltransferase translates to MNIEYELKYHQIEENYWWFQARRDMVFRLIQDLKLPQTAAVLEIGCSGGPLLQRLESVGYTNLTGIDVSEAGVAVARQRGINNVSCMDGARLDFPDATFDLVVASDVLEHIENEAQALREWMRVLRPGGQLLVFVPAFQFLWGKHDEVNQHWRRYSAAQLTAALRGAGLQVQRHSYWNVGLFFPTAAVRLLKRLLPAEKGPVKDDFFATPPLLNMLLRGYITTENRLLQALNAPVGVSVFALARKPV, encoded by the coding sequence ATGAATATTGAGTACGAACTGAAGTATCACCAGATAGAAGAAAACTACTGGTGGTTTCAGGCCCGACGCGACATGGTGTTTCGCCTGATTCAGGACCTGAAGCTGCCGCAAACTGCCGCCGTGCTGGAAATTGGCTGCTCCGGCGGACCGCTGCTGCAGCGTCTGGAAAGCGTAGGCTATACCAACCTGACCGGCATCGACGTAAGCGAGGCCGGCGTGGCCGTGGCCCGGCAGCGCGGCATCAATAACGTATCCTGCATGGATGGTGCCCGGCTGGACTTCCCCGACGCCACCTTTGATCTGGTAGTGGCCTCCGATGTGCTGGAGCATATCGAAAACGAGGCGCAGGCCCTGCGCGAATGGATGCGGGTGCTGCGGCCCGGTGGGCAGCTATTGGTGTTTGTGCCGGCCTTTCAATTTCTGTGGGGTAAGCACGATGAGGTAAACCAGCACTGGCGCCGCTATTCTGCCGCCCAACTCACGGCCGCCCTCCGCGGGGCCGGCCTGCAGGTGCAGCGCCACTCCTACTGGAATGTGGGCCTGTTTTTTCCCACTGCGGCCGTACGCCTGCTCAAGCGCCTGCTGCCGGCTGAGAAAGGCCCGGTCAAAGACGATTTTTTCGCCACTCCCCCGCTGCTCAACATGCTGCTGCGCGGCTACATCACCACCGAAAACCGCTTGCTGCAGGCGCTTAATGCCCCCGTGGGGGTGAGTGTTTTTGCCCTGGCCCGCAAGCCGGTTTAG
- a CDS encoding glycosyltransferase family 2 protein: MDLSIIIPIYNEEMNLPTLYARLSAMLDALPLQAEVILVNDGSADRSLTIIRELAARDPRVHFITFSRNFGHQIAITAGLDLSRGAAVVVMDGDLQDPPELIPSLYAKLHEGYEVVYAKRRSRQGESAIKKFTAKVFYRLLARITSVNIPLDTGDFRIVSRKVVEALKRMPEQNKFIRGQISWIGYRQTFLEFDRSERGGGTPGYTYGKLIRLALDGITSFSDLPLRVASVTGFVVSGIAFLVMMYAIYARFFLKNYGAGWPSTIVSVLFLGGVQLMCIGVIGEYIARLGANTRQRPLYIIDETDMPAPTPYTPHPSA, encoded by the coding sequence GTGGATTTATCCATTATCATCCCCATCTATAACGAGGAAATGAACCTGCCGACGCTGTATGCCCGTCTGAGCGCTATGCTCGACGCGCTGCCGCTGCAGGCTGAGGTAATTCTCGTCAATGATGGCTCTGCCGACCGCTCCCTGACCATTATTCGGGAGCTGGCCGCCCGCGACCCGCGCGTGCACTTCATCACCTTCAGCCGCAACTTTGGCCACCAGATTGCCATTACGGCCGGACTGGATTTATCCCGCGGGGCAGCCGTGGTGGTGATGGACGGTGACCTGCAGGATCCACCAGAATTGATTCCGTCCCTGTACGCCAAGCTGCACGAGGGCTATGAAGTGGTGTATGCCAAGCGCCGCTCCCGCCAGGGGGAAAGCGCCATTAAGAAATTCACCGCCAAGGTGTTCTACCGCCTGCTGGCCCGTATTACCTCCGTCAACATCCCCCTAGATACGGGCGACTTCCGCATTGTTTCCCGCAAGGTAGTGGAGGCGCTAAAGCGCATGCCGGAGCAGAATAAGTTTATCCGGGGGCAGATTTCCTGGATTGGCTACCGCCAGACGTTCCTGGAGTTCGACCGGTCTGAGCGGGGCGGCGGCACCCCGGGCTATACTTATGGCAAGCTCATCCGGCTGGCTCTGGATGGCATCACTTCCTTCTCCGATTTGCCTTTGCGCGTGGCTTCCGTTACTGGCTTTGTGGTATCGGGCATAGCCTTTTTAGTGATGATGTATGCCATTTATGCCCGCTTTTTCCTGAAGAACTACGGAGCCGGCTGGCCTTCTACTATTGTGAGTGTACTGTTTTTGGGCGGCGTGCAGCTGATGTGTATTGGAGTTATTGGGGAGTATATTGCCCGGCTGGGGGCTAACACTCGCCAGCGGCCTCTCTACATCATCGACGAAACCGATATGCCCGCGCCGACGCCCTATACTCCGCATCCATCTGCTTAA
- a CDS encoding glycosyltransferase family 2 protein yields the protein MAVSVDLVLPCYNPPAGWVTNLARRVARATELIPQVQLHVIVVNDGSSRGVSAADVDLLASLLPNSRYLTYTQNRGKGYALRYGVQQAEHALCLFTDIDFPYEETSVAAVLEALLAGADVAVGTRDTHYYTQVPRGRIIISKLLRHSTRHLLGLAVSDTQCGLKGFNRRGREVFLATTIDRYLFDLEFIFLASRPAAQLRVQPVPVRLKPGIVFSRMSPQVLLTEGASFLKLLMGRLA from the coding sequence ATGGCTGTTTCCGTTGACTTAGTTCTACCGTGTTATAACCCGCCGGCTGGTTGGGTAACCAATCTGGCCCGGCGCGTGGCACGGGCAACGGAGCTGATTCCGCAGGTGCAGCTGCACGTGATTGTGGTGAACGATGGCTCTTCGCGGGGCGTATCGGCGGCCGATGTAGACCTGCTGGCCAGCTTGCTGCCTAACTCCCGCTACCTCACTTACACGCAGAACCGGGGCAAAGGCTACGCGTTGCGCTACGGAGTGCAGCAGGCTGAGCATGCGCTCTGCCTGTTCACGGATATTGATTTTCCCTACGAAGAAACCAGTGTAGCGGCCGTGCTGGAAGCGCTGCTGGCCGGAGCGGACGTAGCCGTGGGTACCCGCGACACCCATTATTACACCCAGGTGCCCCGTGGGCGCATTATCATATCCAAGCTGCTGCGCCACAGCACCCGCCATCTGCTGGGCTTGGCGGTATCTGACACCCAATGCGGGCTGAAGGGGTTTAACCGGCGCGGGCGCGAAGTATTTCTGGCTACTACTATAGACCGGTACCTGTTCGATCTGGAATTTATTTTTCTCGCTTCCCGCCCGGCCGCGCAGCTGCGGGTGCAGCCCGTACCAGTGCGCCTGAAACCCGGCATCGTGTTTTCGCGCATGAGCCCCCAGGTGCTGCTCACCGAAGGAGCCAGCTTTCTGAAACTCCTCATGGGTCGACTGGCGTGA
- a CDS encoding aldehyde dehydrogenase, giving the protein MLKLQNYINGQLVPPAAGRYLDNIEPATGQVYSLLPDSNTQDVAAAVAAAEAALPAWRALPAEERGRLLVRISELIERELEPLAQAESKDNGKPVSLARTVDIPRAASNFAFFGTAAQHFASETHFQEGVALNYTVRHPLGVVGCISPWNLPLYLFTWKIAPALAVGCCVVAKPSEITPHTAFLLSELCIEAGLPAGVLNIVHGAGPGTGQAIIEHPAIKAISFTGGTKTGEHIARTAAPMFKKLSLELGGKNPNLIFADCDLTEAVNISIRSSFANQGQICLCGSRIFIERSIYEPFKAAFLERVAGLTVGDPLEAGSRQGALVSEAHLLKVLSYIELAHEEGGTLLAGGKRVHLEGRCANGFFLEPTVFEGLTPECRVNKEEIFGPVVTLTPFDTEEEAITWANGTDYGLAATIWTRDLNRAHRVAHALHSGIVWINTWLHRDLRTPFGGMKNSGVGREGGLEALRFFTEPQSITLKLG; this is encoded by the coding sequence ATGCTAAAGCTTCAGAACTACATCAACGGCCAGCTGGTGCCGCCGGCGGCCGGCCGCTACCTCGACAACATCGAGCCCGCTACCGGCCAGGTGTACTCTCTGCTGCCCGACTCCAATACCCAGGATGTTGCAGCGGCCGTAGCGGCGGCAGAAGCCGCGCTGCCCGCCTGGCGCGCCCTGCCCGCCGAGGAACGGGGCCGTTTGCTGGTGCGGATTTCGGAACTAATTGAGCGCGAGCTGGAACCGCTGGCGCAGGCCGAAAGCAAGGACAACGGCAAGCCCGTGAGCCTGGCCCGCACTGTGGATATACCCCGGGCAGCCAGCAACTTTGCCTTTTTCGGCACCGCCGCGCAGCATTTTGCTTCCGAAACCCACTTTCAGGAAGGCGTGGCGCTGAACTACACCGTGCGGCACCCGCTGGGCGTGGTGGGCTGCATCTCGCCCTGGAACCTGCCCCTGTACCTGTTTACTTGGAAAATTGCGCCGGCGCTGGCTGTGGGGTGCTGCGTGGTGGCCAAGCCTTCGGAAATTACCCCGCACACCGCTTTTTTACTGAGTGAGCTTTGCATAGAAGCCGGGCTGCCCGCTGGAGTACTGAACATTGTACACGGCGCCGGCCCCGGAACCGGACAGGCCATTATTGAGCATCCCGCCATAAAGGCCATCAGCTTTACGGGTGGTACGAAAACGGGCGAGCATATTGCCCGCACGGCTGCGCCCATGTTCAAGAAACTCTCGCTGGAGCTGGGCGGCAAAAACCCCAACCTCATCTTCGCCGACTGTGACCTGACGGAAGCCGTGAATATCAGCATCCGCAGCTCGTTTGCCAACCAGGGCCAGATTTGCCTGTGCGGCTCGCGCATCTTTATCGAGCGCAGCATTTACGAGCCTTTCAAAGCTGCCTTTTTGGAGCGCGTGGCCGGCCTTACGGTAGGCGACCCTCTGGAGGCCGGCAGCCGGCAGGGCGCTCTAGTCAGCGAGGCACATCTGCTAAAAGTGCTCAGCTACATTGAGCTGGCCCACGAGGAAGGCGGCACCCTGCTGGCCGGCGGTAAGCGCGTGCATCTGGAAGGCCGTTGCGCCAATGGGTTTTTCCTAGAGCCAACCGTGTTCGAAGGCCTCACGCCCGAATGCCGGGTAAACAAAGAGGAAATCTTCGGGCCCGTGGTCACCCTCACCCCCTTCGATACCGAAGAAGAAGCCATAACCTGGGCCAATGGCACCGACTATGGCCTGGCCGCCACCATCTGGACGCGCGACCTGAACCGGGCCCACCGCGTGGCGCATGCCCTGCACAGCGGCATTGTCTGGATTAACACCTGGCTGCACCGGGATTTGCGCACGCCCTTCGGCGGCATGAAAAACTCCGGCGTGGGCCGCGAAGGCGGGCTGGAAGCGCTTCGCTTTTTCACCGAGCCCCAGAGCATCACCCTCAAGCTGGGCTAG
- a CDS encoding energy transducer TonB — protein sequence MPLQRSLWKPFFSLIFLLTGACQQQPAEKTQPANAPAAASLDSLAADTTLAVEPPSDKPVTWHRLTRRTNPNAPLLVYSRVARPPASELVASPPLRETRLFDLTRKASQYYRIDPTHPAEVRGQEGTVVRIPAGCFVDGRQQAMAGQVWIELKECYSLVDMLLSDMVSETADGQLLTAGGGVFIRASAHGQQLALAPNRTYQVELPVSRQQTGMSLFRGVSAELQPVRWEETAPADPAPEQIYTTAEQLPTYGKSPTDINKLIRYPKTALARGTQGMVFASFVVDEAGRINSPKILRGIGDGCDEEVLRVLRQTSGHWTPGQQDGRFVKVKMVVPIRFNPQEGMLTTSDTALTSAPTDTVEEAEEGLTSAEHYVFRTSNLGWLLCARPYSAPSPSAELAVRLDADPNTSVRLVLADGRTVLSGVPNETGSYVFRHAPAQPKGTLVAVRYFNDTPYLALRQTDGAPDTTQLQFRETTLAQLETALRRLE from the coding sequence ATGCCCCTCCAACGTAGCTTGTGGAAGCCATTTTTCTCCTTGATTTTCCTGCTGACTGGTGCCTGTCAGCAACAGCCGGCCGAGAAAACGCAGCCGGCTAATGCCCCCGCCGCGGCCTCCTTGGATTCGCTGGCTGCTGATACCACCCTAGCGGTGGAGCCCCCGAGCGATAAGCCCGTTACCTGGCACCGCCTGACCCGCCGCACCAACCCCAACGCGCCCCTTTTGGTGTATAGCCGGGTAGCCCGGCCCCCGGCCAGCGAGCTGGTCGCCAGCCCGCCACTCCGCGAAACCCGCCTGTTCGACCTCACCCGCAAAGCCAGCCAGTACTACCGCATCGACCCTACCCACCCCGCCGAAGTTCGCGGGCAGGAGGGCACCGTGGTGCGCATTCCGGCCGGCTGTTTTGTCGACGGGCGGCAGCAGGCCATGGCAGGCCAGGTCTGGATTGAGTTGAAGGAATGCTATTCGCTGGTGGATATGCTGCTCTCCGATATGGTGAGCGAAACCGCCGACGGGCAGCTGCTGACTGCGGGCGGCGGCGTTTTCATCCGGGCTTCGGCCCACGGCCAGCAGCTGGCGCTGGCTCCCAACCGCACTTATCAGGTAGAGTTACCCGTTTCGCGTCAGCAAACCGGTATGTCCCTGTTCCGGGGCGTCAGCGCTGAGCTGCAGCCCGTGCGGTGGGAGGAAACCGCCCCCGCCGATCCGGCCCCGGAGCAGATTTATACCACGGCCGAGCAGCTGCCCACCTACGGCAAAAGCCCCACAGATATCAACAAGCTCATCCGCTACCCTAAAACGGCTTTGGCCCGGGGCACGCAGGGAATGGTGTTTGCCTCCTTCGTGGTAGATGAGGCCGGCCGCATCAACTCCCCCAAAATCCTGCGGGGTATTGGCGATGGGTGCGATGAAGAAGTACTGCGGGTGCTGCGCCAAACCTCGGGCCACTGGACGCCCGGGCAGCAGGATGGCCGCTTTGTGAAAGTGAAAATGGTGGTGCCCATTCGCTTTAATCCGCAGGAAGGCATGCTCACCACGTCCGATACTGCCCTGACTTCAGCCCCGACCGATACGGTGGAAGAGGCAGAGGAAGGGCTGACTTCGGCGGAGCACTACGTCTTCCGGACCAGCAACCTGGGCTGGCTGCTCTGTGCCCGGCCCTACTCCGCTCCATCGCCGTCGGCAGAGCTGGCCGTGCGGCTGGATGCGGACCCCAACACCAGCGTGCGCCTGGTGCTGGCCGATGGCCGCACCGTGCTATCCGGCGTTCCAAATGAAACCGGCAGCTATGTTTTCCGCCACGCGCCCGCCCAGCCCAAAGGCACGCTGGTAGCGGTGCGCTACTTCAACGATACGCCCTACCTGGCCCTGCGGCAAACGGATGGCGCCCCGGATACCACCCAGCTGCAGTTCCGGGAAACCACCCTGGCCCAGCTGGAAACCGCCTTGCGGCGGTTGGAATAA
- a CDS encoding S9 family peptidase, translating into MQFRTLGLALALALTSPALLPGLTPTAVAQQKKDITLEDIWQKGTFQAKSVPGFNWMRDGRYYSSLDKGDLVQHDVTTGQAVQTLVAAQDLKAPGSPQPLAVEGYEFNADEQKILFWTDEEPIYRRSSRALYYVYDRAAKKLTPLSAGNKQSYATFSPDGSKVAFVRDNNLFVVDLTTMQEKAVTTDGVRNKLINGSTDWVYEEEFEFAKGFFWSPDSKQLAFYTFDESQVPEYNLQEWGPLYPKDYRYKYPKAGEKNSIVSVSTFDVAAAKTTKMDVGQEPDQYIPRIIWTQTPNVLSIRRLNRLQNKLEILHANASTGKTDVVLTDTDAAYVEVNDDLRYLKGGKQFLFTSEKDGYRHLYLYDMKGKLDRQLTKGPWEIAEINGFDEKNGLVYFTSTEGSPMERHLYRVSLKGKGKTRLSEAGRGVDAVNMSPDCRYYLNYHSEAGVPQVVSLRTAQTGKLVKVLEDNAALRQTLGQYNLGKLEFINFKNSEGVALNGWIMKPANFDANKKYPVLMYVYGGPGSQTVKDDAGGGIAFTNYLWHQLLVEKGYIVVSVDGRGTGARGAAFKKSTYANLGKLETIDQGETAKYLGTLPYVDKARIGIWGWSFGGYMTALALTKEADLFRMGISVAPVTNWRYYDTVYTERFLKTPQENPAGYDDNSPVQFADKLKGKLLLVHGTGDDNVHFQNSVAFTDAMIKANKDYQTLYYPNRNHGIYGGNTRLHLYRQMTNFILENLPLTPDGSSGAAKSVN; encoded by the coding sequence ATGCAATTTCGCACTCTCGGACTAGCCTTAGCGCTGGCCCTGACCAGCCCCGCCCTGCTGCCTGGGCTCACCCCCACCGCTGTTGCCCAGCAGAAAAAGGACATCACCCTCGAAGACATCTGGCAAAAAGGCACGTTCCAGGCCAAGTCGGTGCCCGGCTTTAACTGGATGCGCGACGGCCGCTACTACTCCTCCCTGGATAAAGGCGACCTGGTGCAGCACGACGTAACCACCGGCCAGGCCGTGCAAACGCTGGTTGCCGCCCAGGATCTGAAAGCGCCCGGCAGCCCCCAGCCCCTGGCCGTAGAAGGCTACGAGTTCAACGCCGATGAGCAGAAAATCCTGTTCTGGACCGACGAAGAACCCATTTACCGCCGCAGCTCCCGCGCCCTGTACTACGTGTACGACCGCGCCGCCAAGAAGCTCACGCCCCTGAGCGCCGGCAACAAGCAGAGCTACGCCACCTTCTCCCCCGATGGCAGCAAAGTGGCTTTCGTGCGCGACAACAACCTGTTTGTGGTAGACCTGACCACCATGCAGGAAAAAGCCGTGACCACGGACGGTGTGCGCAACAAGCTCATCAACGGCAGCACCGACTGGGTGTACGAGGAAGAGTTTGAGTTTGCGAAAGGCTTCTTCTGGTCCCCCGACAGCAAGCAGCTGGCTTTCTACACCTTCGATGAGTCGCAGGTGCCGGAGTACAACCTGCAGGAGTGGGGCCCGCTCTACCCCAAAGACTACCGCTACAAATACCCCAAAGCGGGCGAGAAAAACTCCATCGTGAGTGTTTCTACGTTTGATGTAGCCGCCGCCAAAACCACGAAAATGGACGTGGGCCAAGAGCCGGACCAGTACATCCCGCGCATTATCTGGACGCAGACGCCTAACGTGCTCAGCATCCGCCGCCTCAATCGCCTGCAGAACAAGCTCGAGATTCTGCACGCTAACGCCAGCACCGGCAAAACCGACGTAGTGCTGACTGACACCGACGCGGCCTACGTGGAAGTAAACGACGACCTGCGCTACCTGAAAGGCGGCAAGCAGTTCCTGTTCACCAGTGAGAAAGACGGCTACCGCCACCTCTACCTGTATGATATGAAGGGCAAGCTGGACCGTCAGCTGACCAAAGGCCCCTGGGAAATTGCCGAAATCAACGGCTTCGATGAGAAAAACGGGCTGGTGTACTTCACCAGCACGGAAGGCTCGCCCATGGAGCGCCACCTGTACCGCGTGAGCCTGAAAGGCAAAGGCAAAACCCGCCTCAGCGAGGCGGGCCGCGGCGTAGATGCCGTGAACATGAGCCCCGACTGCCGCTACTACCTCAACTACCACTCCGAGGCTGGCGTGCCGCAAGTAGTGAGCCTGCGCACCGCCCAAACCGGCAAGCTGGTGAAGGTGCTGGAAGACAACGCCGCCCTGCGCCAGACGCTGGGCCAGTACAACCTGGGTAAGCTGGAGTTCATCAACTTCAAAAACTCGGAAGGCGTAGCCCTGAATGGCTGGATAATGAAGCCCGCCAACTTTGACGCTAATAAGAAATATCCCGTGCTGATGTACGTGTACGGCGGCCCCGGCTCCCAGACCGTGAAGGACGATGCAGGTGGAGGCATTGCCTTCACCAACTATCTCTGGCATCAGCTGCTGGTAGAGAAAGGCTACATCGTAGTATCGGTGGATGGCCGCGGAACCGGCGCCCGCGGCGCGGCTTTCAAGAAATCCACCTACGCCAACTTGGGCAAACTGGAAACCATTGACCAGGGCGAAACGGCCAAATACCTGGGCACGCTGCCCTACGTAGACAAGGCCCGCATCGGCATCTGGGGCTGGAGCTTCGGCGGCTACATGACGGCCCTGGCCCTGACCAAGGAGGCCGACCTGTTCCGCATGGGCATTTCCGTGGCGCCCGTTACCAACTGGCGCTATTATGACACGGTGTACACCGAGCGTTTCCTGAAAACCCCGCAGGAAAACCCCGCCGGCTACGACGACAACTCGCCCGTGCAGTTCGCCGATAAGCTGAAGGGCAAGCTGCTGCTGGTACATGGCACCGGCGACGACAACGTGCATTTTCAGAACTCCGTGGCCTTTACGGATGCCATGATCAAAGCCAACAAAGACTACCAGACGCTGTACTACCCCAACCGCAACCACGGTATTTATGGGGGTAATACCCGCCTGCACCTCTACCGCCAGATGACCAACTTTATCCTGGAAAATCTGCCGCTTACGCCCGATGGCTCTTCGGGCGCGGCGAAGTCGGTGAATTAG
- a CDS encoding OmpP1/FadL family transporter produces the protein MKTLPFWLGLACLGLALPSVAQTDADALRYSWQQFGGTARTQAIGGATTAVGADLGVLSTNPAGLCLYRQSEFSFTPGLGFSNTTTSGVGSPLENNRSSLHIGSVGVVFTNRLADNDNSSDWRGSSFAIGATRINDFNSRFHYKGNVADRQTFFEYLRESPATQDDLDAEYGQNGENITTLDGLGYGAYLTNVNQDEQGRDYVSTINRSEPVLIDETVSTTGSQTQYDFGYGASYRDKVYLGASLGVVRTRYNLLREYSEAEDDANTAFTSLLLRDEVNTTGTGLNVRAGVIYRASDQLRIGASVQTPTFSSLTETYKTSLSTNFSGLQVTNSNGTVSTINDAMAVTRPGESNYTLTSPFRANVGGALVVGKNGFVSADVEYVNYGQARLHADNEKKTADESYFDEQNQAVADKYKSAVNVRLGGELRADIFRFRLGYALYGDPFKSNEADRTRAYYTGGVGLRQKNTFIDLSGVYTTGSSTYSPFNLANGQQPRLTIDEHRFTTSFTVGKLF, from the coding sequence ATGAAAACCCTTCCGTTCTGGCTTGGCCTGGCTTGTCTGGGTCTCGCCCTCCCTTCTGTTGCCCAAACCGATGCTGATGCACTGCGCTACTCCTGGCAGCAGTTTGGCGGCACGGCCCGCACCCAGGCTATTGGGGGCGCCACCACCGCCGTGGGCGCCGATCTGGGCGTGCTAAGTACCAACCCGGCCGGGTTGTGCTTGTATCGTCAGTCGGAGTTTAGCTTTACGCCCGGGCTGGGCTTTTCCAATACCACCACTTCGGGGGTGGGCAGCCCTCTGGAGAATAACCGCAGCAGCCTGCACATCGGCAGCGTGGGCGTGGTGTTTACCAACCGTCTGGCTGATAACGATAACTCATCGGACTGGCGCGGGAGCAGCTTTGCTATTGGGGCCACGCGCATCAACGATTTCAATTCCCGCTTTCATTACAAAGGGAACGTAGCTGACAGGCAGACTTTCTTTGAGTACTTACGCGAATCGCCGGCTACGCAGGATGACCTGGATGCGGAATACGGACAAAACGGGGAGAACATCACCACTCTGGATGGACTGGGCTATGGGGCTTACCTGACGAATGTGAACCAGGACGAGCAAGGCCGGGACTATGTCTCTACCATCAACCGCTCTGAGCCGGTTCTCATTGATGAAACGGTTTCCACTACTGGCTCGCAAACGCAGTACGACTTTGGCTATGGTGCCAGCTACCGCGACAAGGTATACCTGGGCGCCAGCCTGGGTGTGGTCCGGACGCGGTATAATCTGCTGCGGGAATACAGTGAAGCAGAGGACGACGCGAATACGGCCTTTACCTCGCTGCTGCTGCGCGATGAGGTAAACACGACCGGCACCGGCCTTAATGTGCGGGCCGGGGTTATTTACCGGGCCAGCGACCAACTGCGAATCGGGGCCTCGGTGCAGACGCCTACGTTCAGCAGCCTCACCGAAACCTACAAAACGTCGCTCAGTACCAACTTCTCCGGCCTGCAAGTAACCAATTCCAACGGCACCGTCAGCACCATTAATGATGCCATGGCGGTAACGCGGCCCGGCGAATCAAACTACACCCTCACGTCGCCTTTCCGGGCCAATGTGGGTGGGGCGTTGGTAGTGGGTAAAAACGGCTTTGTTTCGGCTGATGTCGAATACGTGAACTACGGCCAGGCCCGCCTGCACGCCGATAATGAAAAGAAAACGGCCGATGAGTCTTATTTCGATGAGCAAAACCAGGCCGTGGCAGATAAATATAAATCGGCCGTGAACGTGCGCCTGGGGGGCGAGCTGCGGGCCGATATCTTCCGCTTCCGGTTGGGCTACGCCCTCTACGGCGACCCATTCAAATCCAACGAGGCAGACCGCACCCGCGCATACTATACCGGTGGGGTGGGCCTGCGCCAGAAAAATACGTTTATCGATTTGTCGGGGGTGTACACCACCGGCAGCTCCACTTATTCGCCGTTCAATTTAGCGAATGGCCAGCAGCCCCGCCTTACAATTGATGAGCACCGCTTTACCACCAGCTTTACGGTTGGAAAGCTCTTTTAA